The Nodularia sp. LEGE 06071 genome includes a region encoding these proteins:
- a CDS encoding GumC family protein, with product MNREQLVHHSSLNPVDVRRLPKILLRRRFLCLGVSCIFMSIAGLLAANTKTNYQSSMQILVNSNLYEGVRLNNIPLGVNSQLIEPNLPVFDYSAQMKLMESSKLIQKAVDILHPDYPDLTVEDIKGNNHHNQKSALVVNQLEGMAGLKEVPSQVFEISFHDDDPVKTQRVLQALRKVYQDYNKEQQQERLHKGLTFVSTRLPQIKQEVSQAEKNLEDFRRKHNILDPQVQSTILLESLANIEKQRQTTRAQIKDVQARYNNLEQKIADLSQNAEITSRLNQSTRYQSLLNEVQKTELAIAKEEMRYTDESPILEQLRQQHQTQQRLLQQEVKNLLGDKAINTSNTRNLLLIQGQTAEVDPILVQEFTQVQTMVQGLIAHENSLAESEKRLSSQLSKYPSLIAEYNRLLPAVETQRKILEQLLQTQQYLGLKISQGGFDWQVLEEPALGTSTSNRRSILLLGGVVVSPILGIAIALTWGMFNYTIYSVQELQKLTKLRFLGSVPKLAPRGFKKRLPIWFWQKRRNLAPSFVETSTWLPCHESLDMVYQNIQIFKHPYPFKSLMLTSALSREGKTTLALGLAASAARMHRRILLIDANLRDPHLHKNLQLSNDWGLSLLLVDETNTQVQDYIQPIHPSIDILTAGPKPEDTINLLSSQRMQELIKLFEQTYDLVIIDAPPILGTVDARILASFCDGIVMVGRIGHITPNELTETTEILSTLNLVGIIANDVSRE from the coding sequence ATGAATCGAGAGCAACTGGTTCATCACTCTTCACTAAACCCAGTTGATGTCAGACGACTACCTAAAATTTTGCTTCGCAGACGTTTTTTATGCTTAGGTGTTTCCTGCATTTTTATGTCAATTGCTGGACTCTTGGCTGCCAATACCAAAACGAATTACCAAAGCTCGATGCAGATCCTGGTAAATTCCAATTTATATGAAGGTGTCAGGTTAAATAATATCCCATTAGGTGTAAATAGTCAGTTAATTGAACCAAATCTGCCAGTATTTGACTACAGCGCTCAGATGAAACTGATGGAGAGTTCTAAGCTGATACAGAAAGCTGTCGATATCCTTCATCCTGATTATCCAGATTTGACCGTAGAAGATATCAAGGGTAATAATCATCACAATCAAAAATCTGCTTTGGTAGTGAACCAATTAGAAGGTATGGCTGGACTGAAAGAAGTTCCTAGTCAAGTATTTGAAATTTCCTTTCATGATGATGATCCGGTTAAAACACAAAGAGTACTGCAAGCTTTACGAAAAGTTTATCAAGACTACAATAAAGAGCAACAACAAGAACGACTGCATAAAGGACTTACTTTTGTTAGCACTCGCTTACCCCAGATCAAACAAGAAGTGAGTCAAGCTGAGAAAAACTTAGAAGACTTTCGCCGGAAGCATAATATACTCGATCCGCAAGTACAAAGTACAATTTTGCTAGAATCTCTGGCAAACATTGAAAAACAGCGACAAACTACCCGCGCACAAATCAAAGATGTACAAGCTCGGTACAATAACCTAGAACAAAAAATAGCTGATTTATCCCAGAACGCAGAAATTACTTCTCGTTTAAATCAGTCAACTCGTTACCAATCGCTATTGAATGAAGTTCAAAAGACTGAATTAGCGATCGCTAAGGAAGAAATGCGCTACACAGACGAGTCACCAATCCTAGAACAGCTCAGACAGCAACATCAGACTCAACAAAGGCTGTTACAGCAAGAGGTGAAAAATTTGCTCGGTGACAAAGCAATAAATACTAGCAATACCAGAAATTTACTATTGATACAAGGGCAAACAGCAGAAGTTGATCCAATACTAGTGCAAGAGTTTACTCAGGTGCAAACAATGGTTCAAGGACTGATTGCTCATGAAAATAGTCTAGCTGAGTCAGAAAAGCGGCTCAGTTCGCAACTCAGCAAATATCCCAGCCTGATAGCGGAGTATAACCGCTTACTACCAGCAGTAGAAACTCAACGCAAAATACTTGAGCAATTACTCCAGACGCAACAGTATTTGGGATTAAAAATTTCTCAGGGAGGGTTTGATTGGCAAGTTTTAGAAGAACCAGCCTTGGGAACTTCCACCAGTAACCGCAGATCAATACTTTTACTTGGAGGAGTTGTAGTCAGCCCCATTTTAGGTATTGCGATCGCTCTCACTTGGGGAATGTTTAATTACACCATTTATTCCGTACAAGAATTACAGAAGCTGACCAAACTCCGATTCCTGGGATCTGTGCCAAAACTAGCGCCGCGTGGTTTCAAAAAGCGTTTACCCATCTGGTTTTGGCAAAAACGGCGAAATTTAGCACCCTCTTTTGTAGAAACTAGCACTTGGTTACCATGCCACGAAAGCTTGGATATGGTCTACCAAAACATTCAAATATTCAAGCATCCTTACCCTTTCAAATCCCTGATGTTAACTTCGGCGCTATCGAGAGAAGGTAAAACAACCTTGGCTCTGGGACTAGCGGCTAGCGCGGCTCGGATGCATCGGCGGATACTATTGATTGATGCTAACCTGCGAGATCCTCATCTACACAAAAACTTGCAATTATCTAATGACTGGGGACTATCTCTGTTATTAGTCGATGAAACAAATACCCAAGTTCAAGATTATATCCAGCCGATTCACCCTTCTATTGATATTTTAACTGCTGGCCCTAAACCGGAAGACACAATCAACCTGCTGAGTTCTCAACGAATGCAAGAACTGATCAAGTTGTTCGAGCAAACCTATGATCTAGTGATCATAGATGCTCCGCCAATTTTAGGCACAGTCGATGCCAGGATTTTAGCCTCATTCTGTGATGGAATTGTGATGGTAGGGCGCATTGGTCATATCACCCCCAATGAATTGACAGAAACTACAGAAATTTTAAGCACTTTGAATTTAGTGGGAATTATTGCTAACGATGTCAGTAGGGAGTAG
- a CDS encoding SpoIID/LytB domain-containing protein, which yields MKFQLLLGSLFSQIKVRHWWIGIFLWMALVAPAQASVILRVAIQRGVNQVKVGSSTTAVVKDSTGRTLGQLPAMSSFNAQTIPGGVALDRWQSGLFWIEPTGDGFVYIGDRWYRGRTLVVPTDKGLDAVNWVDLEEYLYSVIGGEMDSGWPQEALKAQAIAARTYALYKRNEQRNNPTYDLGASPDRWQIYKGVISESPTIYSAVDATAGKVLTHNNEIILSVFHACSGGHTENVEDVWGNPLAYLRAVQDYDQNISACNWERTFSSNQISSRISGVGNVKEMIAEAHSPFRSVKTLKIVGDQGTRVLKGEEVRTALQLRSTRFNITKGANGSFVLQGLGFGHGLGMSQWGAYNLARQGANHLQILGHYYQGVALTPIKTK from the coding sequence ATGAAATTTCAACTGTTATTAGGCTCTTTATTTTCCCAGATCAAAGTACGTCATTGGTGGATAGGTATCTTCTTGTGGATGGCTTTAGTAGCCCCAGCTCAAGCATCTGTAATCCTGCGCGTGGCAATTCAGAGGGGAGTGAATCAGGTGAAAGTTGGCAGTTCGACAACTGCGGTTGTTAAGGATAGTACAGGTCGTACTCTCGGACAATTGCCGGCTATGAGTTCATTTAATGCCCAAACTATCCCCGGTGGTGTGGCTCTGGATAGATGGCAATCTGGTTTATTTTGGATTGAACCTACAGGTGATGGATTTGTTTATATTGGCGATCGCTGGTATCGTGGACGAACGCTGGTTGTCCCGACAGATAAGGGTTTAGATGCCGTTAATTGGGTTGATTTAGAAGAATATCTCTACAGTGTCATCGGTGGAGAAATGGATTCTGGATGGCCACAGGAAGCTCTCAAAGCTCAAGCGATCGCAGCTCGTACCTATGCCCTCTACAAGCGCAACGAACAACGCAATAATCCCACCTATGACTTAGGGGCTAGTCCAGATCGTTGGCAAATTTATAAAGGAGTGATCAGCGAATCTCCCACTATTTACTCCGCAGTAGATGCTACCGCCGGCAAAGTATTAACACATAACAACGAAATTATTCTCTCAGTTTTCCACGCTTGTTCTGGAGGACACACTGAAAATGTCGAAGATGTTTGGGGAAATCCCCTCGCTTACCTGCGTGCTGTTCAAGACTACGACCAAAATATCAGCGCCTGTAACTGGGAAAGAACCTTTTCTTCCAATCAAATTAGCTCCAGAATTTCTGGTGTGGGCAATGTCAAAGAAATGATTGCAGAAGCCCACTCGCCTTTCCGTAGTGTGAAAACCTTAAAAATTGTCGGTGACCAGGGTACAAGGGTCTTAAAGGGCGAAGAAGTCCGGACTGCACTCCAACTTAGAAGCACTCGCTTTAATATTACTAAAGGCGCAAATGGGAGTTTTGTTCTACAAGGTTTAGGCTTCGGTCATGGCTTAGGAATGAGCCAGTGGGGAGCGTACAATCTAGCTCGACAAGGAGCCAACCACCTGCAAATTTTAGGACATTATTACCAAGGAGTAGCCCTCACACCAATTAAAACCAAGTAA